In Streptomyces qaidamensis, one DNA window encodes the following:
- a CDS encoding GNAT family N-acetyltransferase produces MSIDVRPATDFDDVRAVLGPKSPGANVCWCLSYRIPSRLNNELRGPARGTYVAELCRAEPPPGVLAYDGDQPVGWAAVAPRADTSFARNRKIPHLDDLPVWSLWCVRVRPGHRKQGISHALIAGAVEFARGRGAPAIEAYPLDNGDAKVDLTMAYAGLRKNFERAGFAHAADTTSVLAGHPRILMRLDLR; encoded by the coding sequence ATGAGCATCGACGTTCGCCCGGCCACGGACTTCGATGACGTCCGTGCTGTGCTCGGGCCGAAGTCGCCCGGGGCGAACGTCTGCTGGTGCCTGAGCTACCGGATCCCCTCCCGGCTCAACAACGAACTGCGCGGCCCGGCCCGCGGCACGTACGTCGCCGAGTTGTGCCGCGCGGAGCCGCCCCCGGGCGTCCTCGCCTACGACGGTGACCAACCGGTCGGCTGGGCCGCCGTCGCCCCGCGCGCGGACACCTCCTTCGCCCGCAACCGCAAGATCCCGCACCTCGACGACCTGCCGGTGTGGTCGCTCTGGTGCGTCCGGGTCCGCCCCGGCCACCGCAAGCAGGGAATCTCGCACGCCCTCATCGCCGGCGCGGTGGAGTTCGCCCGCGGCCGGGGCGCACCGGCGATCGAGGCGTACCCCTTGGACAACGGCGACGCCAAGGTCGATCTGACGATGGCGTACGCGGGTCTGCGGAAGAACTTCGAGCGCGCCGGCTTCGCCCACGCGGCGGACACGACCTCGGTCCTGGCCGGTCATCCCCGCATTCTGATGCGCCTGGACCTGCGCTGA
- a CDS encoding bifunctional DNA primase/polymerase: MATTDRQATTLALAHALSAAERGLAVLPLSRSKLPALRSPHHDDPAPSPCHGACGRLGHGVYDASSDPDRIRELFAAAPRATGYGIACGLPPHHLIGLDLDVKTGTDSSAALRELALRHLFTIPPTVVVVTPSGGRHLWLSGPPEVVVPNSAGRLAPGIDIRGAGGYLVGPGSRTAQGVYAAAPGTAHLAPAPCPRSLLRLLLPPPRAHHPLPASAGGHGQGLVQFVLAAHEGQRNTRLFWAACRAYEDGIGPALVDPLADAARATGLSEREARATIASAARMTGHRP; this comes from the coding sequence ATGGCCACCACCGACCGGCAGGCCACGACGCTGGCCCTCGCACACGCCCTGTCAGCCGCCGAACGCGGACTGGCCGTCCTCCCCCTGTCCCGCTCCAAGCTCCCGGCACTGCGCTCCCCGCACCACGACGACCCCGCGCCCTCCCCCTGCCACGGCGCGTGCGGCCGCCTCGGGCACGGGGTCTACGACGCCTCCAGCGACCCGGACCGCATCCGCGAGCTGTTCGCCGCCGCTCCCCGGGCGACCGGCTACGGCATCGCCTGCGGGCTGCCCCCGCACCATCTGATCGGCCTCGACCTGGACGTGAAGACCGGCACGGACTCCTCGGCCGCCCTGCGCGAGCTGGCGCTGCGGCACCTCTTCACGATCCCGCCGACCGTGGTCGTCGTGACGCCGTCCGGCGGGCGGCACCTGTGGCTGAGCGGACCGCCCGAGGTGGTCGTCCCCAACTCGGCGGGCCGGCTCGCCCCCGGCATCGACATCCGGGGCGCGGGCGGCTACCTGGTCGGCCCCGGCTCCCGCACGGCCCAGGGTGTGTACGCCGCCGCCCCGGGCACCGCACACCTGGCCCCCGCCCCCTGCCCGCGTTCCCTCCTGCGGCTGCTCCTCCCGCCACCCCGCGCCCACCATCCGCTGCCCGCCTCGGCCGGCGGGCACGGCCAGGGCCTGGTCCAGTTCGTCCTGGCCGCCCACGAGGGCCAGCGCAACACCCGCCTGTTCTGGGCGGCCTGCCGGGCCTACGAGGACGGCATCGGCCCGGCACTCGTGGATCCGCTGGCCGACGCCGCCCGGGCCACCGGCCTGTCCGAAAGGGAGGCCCGGGCGACGATCGCCTCGGCGGCACGGATGACCGGGCACCGGCCGTGA
- a CDS encoding DinB family protein, producing the protein MSASRTELPRWQFEFTWSLFEYHLERLEPGDFLWEPAEHCWTMRRGPDGTWIPDWADTEPDPVPVPTLGWVSWHIGWWWSVTLDHAQGRPPRDRADVVWPGEGAPTVEWLRGLRTQWLKVLDDLTDEDLDATAPFPWPNDPGHTVEHMVAWVNAELMKNVSEIGQLRLLRAASV; encoded by the coding sequence ATGAGCGCCTCCCGTACGGAACTGCCCCGCTGGCAGTTCGAGTTCACCTGGTCACTGTTCGAGTACCACCTGGAGCGGCTGGAGCCCGGCGACTTCCTCTGGGAGCCCGCGGAGCACTGCTGGACGATGCGCCGGGGCCCCGACGGCACCTGGATCCCGGACTGGGCGGACACCGAGCCCGACCCGGTCCCCGTACCGACCCTGGGGTGGGTGAGCTGGCACATCGGTTGGTGGTGGAGCGTCACCCTCGACCACGCGCAGGGCCGCCCGCCCCGCGACCGGGCGGACGTCGTCTGGCCCGGTGAGGGCGCCCCGACCGTCGAATGGCTGCGGGGCCTGCGCACCCAGTGGCTGAAGGTCCTGGACGACCTCACCGACGAGGACCTGGACGCCACGGCCCCGTTCCCCTGGCCGAACGATCCCGGGCACACCGTCGAGCACATGGTGGCCTGGGTCAACGCGGAGCTGATGAAGAACGTGAGTGAGATCGGCCAACTGCGGCTGCTGCGGGCTGCGTCCGTCTGA
- a CDS encoding MFS transporter: MPSATTTTARGTAAPARQARTPAPGLFLTLLAVCSAVTAANIYLAAPLLPLMARDFGSAPSAIAWIASVAQLGYAVGLLFFAPLGDRANRRRLVAGLTLVTALALGASAAAPGAAALAVAMFVASAATVIPQLLVPLVAERAPAERRARHVAAVIAGLFTGIVAARVLGGLAGQAFGWRWVFAGAAVLTLALGLATAVVLPSGRRREGPLFAGLVALPSVLRSSPELWRACVRQAGMFGAWSALWTSLALLLTGPEYGLSTATAGLFGLFGLTASAVAPLAGGLVDRFGAARVVRSAYLIAAIAVPLFWLGGQVLWALFAAAVAVHAALVASHVANQTLALTATSAPATANTAYVVAGFAGGATASALAAVAFSHFGWGGVCVVAGVWLVLGWGVTAVRR; encoded by the coding sequence ATGCCGTCTGCGACCACCACCACAGCCCGTGGCACCGCCGCCCCCGCGCGGCAGGCCCGCACCCCCGCCCCCGGCCTCTTCCTCACGCTGCTCGCCGTGTGCAGTGCGGTCACCGCCGCCAACATCTACCTCGCCGCGCCGCTGCTCCCGCTCATGGCCCGCGACTTCGGCTCGGCGCCCTCGGCCATCGCCTGGATCGCCTCGGTCGCCCAGCTCGGCTACGCGGTCGGGCTGCTGTTCTTCGCCCCGCTCGGCGACCGTGCGAACCGGCGCCGGCTGGTCGCCGGGCTCACGCTCGTCACCGCGCTCGCGCTGGGTGCCAGTGCGGCCGCCCCGGGTGCCGCCGCGCTCGCGGTCGCGATGTTCGTCGCCTCGGCGGCGACCGTGATCCCCCAACTGCTCGTCCCGCTGGTCGCCGAGCGGGCCCCGGCCGAGCGGCGGGCCAGGCATGTCGCGGCGGTCATCGCGGGCCTGTTCACCGGCATCGTCGCGGCCCGGGTCCTGGGCGGGCTGGCCGGGCAGGCGTTCGGCTGGCGGTGGGTGTTCGCGGGTGCGGCCGTTCTCACGCTCGCCCTGGGGCTTGCGACCGCGGTGGTCCTGCCGTCGGGGCGGCGCCGGGAGGGCCCGCTGTTCGCGGGGCTCGTCGCGCTGCCGTCGGTGCTGCGGAGCTCGCCGGAGCTGTGGCGGGCGTGCGTGCGGCAGGCCGGGATGTTCGGAGCGTGGAGCGCGCTGTGGACCTCACTGGCCCTGCTGCTGACCGGGCCGGAATACGGGCTGTCCACCGCGACCGCCGGGCTGTTCGGGCTCTTCGGGCTGACCGCGAGTGCCGTGGCGCCCCTGGCGGGCGGGCTGGTGGACCGGTTCGGGGCGGCGCGGGTCGTGCGCTCCGCGTATCTCATCGCCGCCATTGCGGTGCCGCTGTTCTGGCTGGGCGGGCAGGTGCTGTGGGCACTGTTCGCCGCCGCGGTCGCCGTGCACGCGGCGCTGGTCGCCTCCCACGTCGCCAACCAGACCCTGGCCCTGACCGCGACCTCCGCCCCCGCCACGGCCAACACCGCCTATGTGGTCGCCGGTTTCGCGGGCGGCGCCACCGCATCGGCTCTCGCGGCGGTTGCCTTCAGCCACTTCGGGTGGGGCGGGGTGTGCGTCGTCGCGGGGGTGTGGCTGGTGCTCGGGTGGGGCGTGACCGCCGTACGACGGTGA
- a CDS encoding lipid-transfer protein — translation MSPRGRDGLGGRAAVVGVGATAFTKDSGRSELRLAVEAVRAALADAGLTPADVDGMVTFTMDTSPEITVAQAAGVGELSFFSRVHYGGGAACATVQQAALAIAAGVADVVVCYRAFNERSGRRFGSGVRHREPTAEGAALGWSLPFGLLTPASWVAMAARRYLHTYGLTPEAFGHVAVVGRKYAATNPAAHFHGRPITLADHAASRWIVEPLRLLDCCQETDGGQALVITSVERARDLPHPPAVIAAAAQGAGRAQEQMTGFYRGDLTGLPEAAVVARQLWRASGLAPADIDVGILYDHFTPFVLTQLEEFGFCGPGEAADFVAGEHLPLNTHGGQLGEAYLHGMNGIAEAVRQIRGTAVNQVPGAQRVLVTAGTGVPTSGLVLTAAPQG, via the coding sequence ATGAGTCCGCGAGGGCGGGACGGTCTCGGCGGGCGCGCGGCCGTCGTCGGTGTGGGGGCCACCGCCTTCACCAAGGACTCGGGCCGCAGCGAACTGCGCCTCGCCGTGGAGGCGGTGCGGGCGGCCCTGGCGGACGCCGGGCTGACCCCGGCCGACGTCGACGGGATGGTCACCTTCACGATGGACACCAGCCCCGAGATCACCGTCGCCCAGGCGGCGGGCGTCGGGGAGCTGTCCTTCTTCTCCCGCGTCCACTACGGCGGCGGCGCGGCCTGCGCCACCGTCCAGCAGGCCGCCCTGGCGATCGCCGCGGGTGTGGCGGACGTGGTCGTCTGCTACCGCGCCTTCAACGAGCGCTCGGGCCGCCGCTTCGGCTCCGGGGTGCGGCACCGGGAGCCGACGGCGGAGGGCGCGGCCCTCGGCTGGTCCCTGCCGTTCGGCCTGCTCACCCCGGCCTCGTGGGTGGCGATGGCGGCCCGGCGCTATCTCCACACCTACGGGCTGACCCCGGAGGCGTTCGGGCACGTGGCGGTCGTCGGGCGGAAGTACGCGGCGACCAACCCGGCGGCCCACTTCCACGGCCGGCCCATCACCCTGGCCGATCACGCCGCCTCGCGCTGGATCGTCGAACCGCTGCGGCTGCTCGACTGCTGCCAGGAGACGGACGGCGGCCAGGCCCTGGTCATCACGTCCGTCGAACGGGCCCGCGACCTGCCCCACCCGCCCGCCGTGATCGCCGCCGCAGCCCAGGGCGCCGGACGCGCCCAGGAGCAGATGACCGGCTTCTACCGCGGCGACCTGACCGGTCTGCCCGAGGCCGCGGTGGTCGCCCGGCAGCTGTGGCGCGCCTCGGGGCTCGCGCCCGCCGACATCGACGTGGGGATCCTCTACGACCACTTCACGCCGTTCGTGCTGACACAGCTGGAGGAGTTCGGCTTCTGCGGCCCCGGAGAGGCGGCGGACTTCGTGGCCGGGGAGCACCTGCCGCTCAACACGCACGGCGGGCAGCTGGGGGAGGCGTACCTGCACGGCATGAACGGCATCGCGGAGGCCGTCCGGCAGATCAGGGGCACGGCGGTGAACCAGGTGCCCGGGGCACAGCGGGTCCTGGTGACGGCGGGGACGGGCGTGCCCACGTCGGGACTCGTACTGACCGCCGCCCCCCAGGGGTGA
- a CDS encoding MaoC family dehydratase codes for MKAGDRLPPLEIPVTRTLIVAGAIASRDYQDVHHDPELARRKGSPDIFMNILTTNGLVGRYITDHFGPRAELRRVAIRLGAPNHPGDTMVLTGTVEEVDGDTVTVRVVGANGIGKHVTGTVTVRIPA; via the coding sequence GTGAAGGCCGGAGACCGCCTCCCGCCCCTGGAGATCCCCGTGACCCGGACCCTGATCGTCGCCGGGGCGATCGCCTCCCGGGACTACCAGGACGTCCACCACGACCCGGAGCTCGCCCGGCGCAAGGGCTCCCCGGACATCTTCATGAACATCCTGACGACCAACGGCCTGGTCGGCCGCTACATCACCGACCACTTCGGCCCGCGTGCGGAGCTGCGCCGGGTCGCCATCCGGCTGGGCGCGCCCAACCACCCCGGCGACACGATGGTGCTCACGGGCACGGTCGAGGAGGTCGACGGCGACACGGTGACCGTCCGGGTCGTCGGCGCGAACGGCATCGGCAAGCACGTCACGGGCACGGTGACGGTGAGGATCCCGGCATGA
- a CDS encoding SigE family RNA polymerase sigma factor yields the protein MTTLVCTSASKAAGPAAQTLPYPSFSSYVRARQPVLLRTARSLTGNPSDAEDLLQTALAKTYVAWERIEDHRALDGYVRRALLNTRTSQWRKRKVDEFACDELPEPDPVPGGDDPAEQQALRDAMWRAIMRLPSRQRAMLVLRYYEDLSEVQTAEVLGVSVGTVKSAVSRALGKLREDAELGLVRQ from the coding sequence ATGACCACACTCGTCTGCACGAGCGCTTCGAAGGCGGCCGGACCAGCGGCGCAGACCCTTCCGTACCCGTCGTTCTCGTCGTACGTCAGGGCCCGCCAGCCGGTGCTGCTGCGTACCGCCCGCTCGCTCACCGGCAACCCGAGTGACGCGGAGGACCTGCTGCAGACCGCCCTCGCCAAGACGTACGTCGCCTGGGAGCGCATCGAGGACCACCGCGCCCTCGACGGCTATGTGCGCCGGGCGCTGCTGAACACCCGCACCTCGCAGTGGCGCAAGCGCAAGGTCGACGAGTTCGCCTGCGACGAGCTGCCCGAGCCGGACCCGGTGCCCGGCGGTGACGACCCGGCCGAGCAGCAGGCGCTGCGCGACGCGATGTGGCGGGCGATCATGCGGCTGCCCTCCCGGCAGCGGGCGATGCTGGTCCTCAGGTACTACGAGGACCTCAGTGAGGTCCAGACGGCCGAGGTGCTCGGTGTTTCGGTGGGCACGGTGAAGTCGGCCGTCTCCCGGGCGCTCGGCAAGCTCCGCGAGGACGCTGAGCTGGGACTTGTCCGCCAGTGA
- a CDS encoding bifunctional MaoC family dehydratase N-terminal/OB-fold nucleic acid binding domain-containing protein — MSGEPEVHVEFEARLKAYEGLPAAATGVGRDLVNEPMIRHWCEAMGDTSPAYTGPDAIAPPTMLQAWTMAGLTRRPERTAAYDELLTLLDASGHDAVVATDCEQEYLRPLRPGDRVTFDSVIESVSGRKTTKLGTGYFVTTRTDVRAGGELAGTHRFRILKYAPAHRPSKPVERRPRPVVNRDNAGFWEGVARHELLIQRCAACRILRFPWLPGCNACGSPDWDTVAATGEGTVYSYVVMHHPPFPAFEPPYAVGLIELAEGVRIVSNVVGVPYDEVRIGMPVRLEFRRYDEELELPVFQGVGP; from the coding sequence GTGAGTGGTGAGCCGGAGGTCCACGTGGAGTTCGAGGCGCGCCTGAAGGCCTACGAGGGCCTCCCGGCCGCCGCCACCGGGGTCGGCCGCGACCTCGTCAACGAGCCGATGATCAGGCACTGGTGCGAGGCCATGGGCGACACCAGCCCCGCGTACACGGGACCGGACGCCATCGCCCCGCCCACCATGCTCCAGGCATGGACCATGGCCGGGCTGACCCGCCGCCCGGAGCGCACGGCCGCCTACGACGAACTCCTCACGCTGCTCGACGCCTCGGGCCACGACGCGGTCGTCGCCACCGACTGCGAACAGGAGTACCTGCGCCCGCTGCGCCCGGGCGACCGGGTCACCTTCGACTCCGTGATCGAGTCGGTGTCCGGCCGAAAGACCACGAAACTCGGCACCGGCTACTTCGTCACCACCCGCACGGACGTCCGGGCCGGGGGCGAACTCGCCGGCACCCACCGCTTCCGCATCCTCAAGTACGCCCCCGCACACCGGCCTTCGAAACCGGTGGAACGCCGCCCCCGCCCGGTCGTCAACCGCGACAACGCCGGCTTCTGGGAGGGCGTCGCCCGCCACGAACTGCTCATCCAGCGCTGCGCCGCCTGCCGCATCCTGCGCTTCCCCTGGCTGCCGGGGTGCAACGCGTGCGGCTCCCCGGACTGGGACACCGTGGCGGCGACCGGCGAGGGCACGGTCTACTCGTACGTCGTCATGCACCACCCGCCCTTCCCGGCCTTCGAACCGCCCTACGCGGTCGGCCTCATCGAACTCGCGGAGGGCGTGCGGATCGTCAGCAACGTGGTCGGAGTGCCGTACGACGAGGTGCGGATCGGCATGCCGGTGCGGCTGGAGTTCCGGCGGTACGACGAGGAGCTGGAACTGCCGGTGTTCCAGGGGGTGGGCCCGTGA
- a CDS encoding long-chain fatty acid--CoA ligase, translating into MQDVPLLISRILTHGSTIHGTSQVITWTGEDEPHRRSFAEIGARAAQLAHALKDDLGVTGDERVATLAWNNAEHVEAYFAIPSMGAVLHTLNLRLPPEQLAWIVNHAADRVIIANGSLLPLLAPLLPHLKPVEHVVVTGPGDRSLLDGASVRVHEYEDLIAGKPTSYDWPELDERQAAAMCYTSGTTGDPKGVVYSHRSVYLHSMQVNMAQSMGLTDEDTSLVVVPQFHVNAWGLPHATFMTGVNMLMPDRFLQPAPLAAMIESEKPTHAAAVPTIWQGLLAELTANPRDVSSLGQVTIGGSACPPSLMEAFDKLGMRVCHAWGMTETSPLGTIARPPAGVVGTEEEFAYRLTQGRFPAGVEGRLTGPGGERLPWDGESAGELEVRGPWIAGAYYNGPDGEPLRPADKFSEDGWLKTGDVGTISADGYLTLTDRAKDVIKSGGEWISSVELENALMSHPDVAEAAVVAVPDDKWGERPLATVVLKEGSTATFETLRAFLADEGKIAKWQLPERWTVIEAVPKTSVGKFDKKVLRRQYAEGELDVTSL; encoded by the coding sequence ATGCAGGACGTACCGCTGCTGATCTCAAGGATCCTGACCCACGGGTCGACGATCCACGGGACATCACAGGTGATCACCTGGACCGGAGAGGACGAGCCGCACCGCCGCTCCTTCGCGGAGATCGGCGCCCGCGCGGCCCAGCTGGCGCACGCCCTGAAGGACGACCTCGGCGTCACCGGCGACGAGCGCGTCGCGACCCTCGCCTGGAACAACGCGGAACACGTCGAGGCCTACTTCGCGATCCCGTCCATGGGCGCGGTCCTCCACACGCTGAACCTCCGCCTCCCGCCCGAGCAGCTGGCCTGGATCGTCAACCACGCCGCCGACCGCGTGATCATCGCCAACGGTTCGCTGCTCCCCCTGCTCGCCCCGCTGCTGCCGCACCTGAAGCCGGTCGAGCACGTGGTCGTCACGGGCCCCGGAGACCGCTCCCTCCTCGACGGCGCGTCCGTCCGCGTCCACGAGTACGAGGACCTGATCGCCGGCAAGCCGACCTCGTACGACTGGCCCGAGCTGGACGAACGCCAGGCCGCCGCCATGTGCTACACCTCCGGCACCACCGGCGACCCCAAGGGCGTGGTCTACAGCCACCGCTCCGTCTACCTGCACTCCATGCAGGTCAACATGGCCCAGTCGATGGGCCTGACCGACGAGGACACCTCCCTGGTCGTGGTGCCCCAGTTCCACGTGAACGCCTGGGGCCTGCCGCACGCGACCTTCATGACCGGCGTGAACATGCTGATGCCGGACCGTTTCCTCCAGCCGGCTCCGCTCGCCGCGATGATCGAGAGCGAGAAGCCGACCCACGCCGCCGCCGTCCCCACCATCTGGCAGGGCCTGCTCGCCGAGCTGACCGCGAACCCCCGGGACGTCTCCTCGCTCGGCCAGGTCACCATCGGCGGCTCCGCCTGTCCGCCCTCGCTGATGGAGGCCTTCGACAAGCTGGGCATGCGGGTCTGCCACGCCTGGGGCATGACGGAGACATCCCCGCTGGGCACGATCGCCCGTCCGCCGGCCGGAGTGGTCGGCACGGAGGAGGAGTTCGCCTACCGCCTCACCCAGGGCCGCTTCCCGGCCGGCGTCGAGGGCCGCCTGACCGGCCCCGGGGGCGAACGTCTCCCCTGGGACGGGGAGTCGGCCGGTGAGCTGGAGGTACGCGGCCCCTGGATCGCCGGTGCCTACTACAACGGGCCCGACGGCGAACCCCTGCGCCCCGCCGACAAGTTCAGCGAGGACGGCTGGCTCAAGACCGGCGACGTCGGCACGATCTCCGCCGACGGCTACCTCACCCTCACCGACCGGGCCAAGGACGTCATCAAGTCCGGCGGCGAGTGGATCTCCTCGGTGGAGCTGGAGAACGCGCTGATGTCCCACCCGGACGTCGCCGAGGCGGCCGTCGTGGCCGTCCCCGACGACAAGTGGGGCGAGCGCCCCCTGGCCACGGTCGTCCTCAAGGAGGGCTCCACCGCCACCTTCGAGACCCTGCGCGCCTTCCTCGCCGACGAGGGCAAGATCGCCAAGTGGCAGCTCCCCGAGCGCTGGACGGTCATCGAGGCGGTCCCGAAGACGAGCGTGGGCAAGTTCGACAAGAAGGTGCTCCGCAGGCAGTACGCGGAGGGGGAGCTGGACGTCACCAGCCTCTGA